Genomic DNA from Pelosinus sp. IPA-1:
ATTAAAGATTAAAACAGGTATTGTAACATCAAAAACAAAGCAAGAACTAACTGACGATTTTTACCCTTTTGGCTTACATGATTATTTTGATTATATAGTTTGTGCTGATGACACCATTAAACATAAGCCTGATCCAGAGCCGATATTAAAATGTCTAGAAATTGCTAAAGTATCTCCAGCTGAAGCGATTTACATCGGTGATACTAGTTATGATATGCTAAGTGCCCATAATGCAAGTGTTGATTTTGCACTTGCATTATGGGGAACAAAAGATCCGAATTTAAATGCGAAGATAAAGTTAAGTCATCCAAGAGAGCTTTTGGACATTGTCGGTATTCCCTCAATATAGATGTTTCTCTTAAATTTACCTGCTAATGAATCAAATTTCAGCAATGAGGCGGACGGGTAAGCCGCTGGAGTTTTTTAAATGAAGGGGGAAACAATAAATTCTGAAGTCATCTTGCTTTAGTTTTTCAAGGTTGACAATATTTTCGATGACAAAAATATTGTGGTCTGCGCAGAATTGATCTGCTTTACGATGATCCTCTTTTCTTTTCACACCAGCTGCGTCTATACCAATGAAATTGACTTCTTTTTGTATTAATAATTCAAGGGTTTTATCGGATAATTCGGGATGACCTATTTCAGGATGTCCTAAATAGAAATCTGTTCTGTAATAGGTTTTGAACCAGTCTGTTTTGAAGATTACAAAATCACCTTTTTGAATATCAACTTTGTTTACGAAATCAGAAGGTTCAACTTGGTGATTGAACATATTCTCTACATGAACAATTTTAGCTGGGCTGATAAATCTGTCTAGTTCTAAATTTTCTACGTCCATGATATCGAGATGAGTACCTAGATGTCCCAAGCGAGCCACGCTTACGCCGGTTTTATCGTTGAAAAAGGGATTGTTTTTGTCTTGTTCATCAATAGGAAGAGTTAAATCGATTAACATGAATATCACTCCTTGATTTTGTTTACTAAGGAAACTATAATACAAGTAAACAAAGTAGTCAAGGCTAAATCTGCTTGATTTTATAAAGAATTTAGTGAATAATAAGATTATGAAAAAAAATGATATGAAAGATTTTTTGAATACGTTAAAACGCCTTACGATTAAGATGGGAGAGCTGGGCAGGCATGCTAGTGACATAACATCAATTGGTAAACTCAGTTTTTCAGAGCTAAGTCTGATGACTTTAATTGGAGACTTTGAGAATATAAATGTTACCGAATTGGCATTAAAATATGGTGCGACTAAGGGTGCTGTTTCTAAAATGGTTAAGAAACTAGTGCAAAAAAATTTAGTAAAAAAGTCGAGAACACAAGAAAACGAGAAAGAAG
This window encodes:
- a CDS encoding cyclase family protein, with the protein product MLIDLTLPIDEQDKNNPFFNDKTGVSVARLGHLGTHLDIMDVENLELDRFISPAKIVHVENMFNHQVEPSDFVNKVDIQKGDFVIFKTDWFKTYYRTDFYLGHPEIGHPELSDKTLELLIQKEVNFIGIDAAGVKRKEDHRKADQFCADHNIFVIENIVNLEKLKQDDFRIYCFPLHLKNSSGLPVRLIAEI
- a CDS encoding MarR family transcriptional regulator, with the protein product MKKNDMKDFLNTLKRLTIKMGELGRHASDITSIGKLSFSELSLMTLIGDFENINVTELALKYGATKGAVSKMVKKLVQKNLVKKSRTQENEKEVLLSLTAVGITIFNEKEAHFEKLSQDVTRELQSLTQEQRKALFNILHLVEEHIDEHLSEADVEK
- a CDS encoding HAD family hydrolase; translated protein: MYKYLIFDIDGTIIDTEKAVISSLQKLLKVETGIDYPSDELSFVLGIPGVDALKQLNIQDTEKACEKWNEYLKEFYNSIRVFPDLEEIIKHLHQLKIKTGIVTSKTKQELTDDFYPFGLHDYFDYIVCADDTIKHKPDPEPILKCLEIAKVSPAEAIYIGDTSYDMLSAHNASVDFALALWGTKDPNLNAKIKLSHPRELLDIVGIPSI